One Hypomesus transpacificus isolate Combined female chromosome 16, fHypTra1, whole genome shotgun sequence genomic window carries:
- the nit2 gene encoding omega-amidase NIT2, translated as MSALVKAMSKFRLAVVQLHVTKVKADNLTKARRLIKEAASQGAKVVVLPECFNSPYGTGFFPEYAEKIPGESTQVLSEAAKESGVYLVGGSIPEEDEGKLYNTCAVFGPDGSLVLKHRKIHLFDIDVPGEIRFQESETLSPGSSLSVFDTPYCKVGVGICYDIRFAELAQLYVKKGCQLLVYPGAFNMTTGPAHWELLQRGRAVDNQVYVATASPARDESASYVAWGHSSVVNPWGEVISKAGSEETVVYADIDLQYLADVRQQIPITAQRRGDLYSVNAVQEG; from the exons ATGTCTGCTTTGGTTAAAGCAATGTCGA AGTTTCGCTTGGCAGTGGTTCAGCTGCACGTCACCAAGGTGAAGGCTGACAATCTGACCAAGGCTCGCAGGTTGATCAAGGAGGCAGCCTCTCAGGGCGCCAAAGTGGTGGTTTTACCT GAGTGCTTCAATTCCCCTTACGGAACTGGCTTTTTCCCCGAATATGCAGAGAAGATCCCAGGAGAGTCCACCCAGGTGTTGTCGGAAGCAGCCAAGGAGAGTGGGGTGTATCtggtaggag GTTCCATCCCAGAAGAGGATGAGGGGAAGCTGTATAACACCTGCGCAGTATTCGGCCCTGATGGAAGCTTGGTGCTCAAGCACAGAAAG ATTCACCTCTTCGACATCGACGTTCCCGGGGAAATCCGCTTCCAGGAGTCGGAGACGCTCAGCCCTGGAAGCAGCCTATCGGTGTTTGACACGC CGTACTGTAAGGTCGGTGTTGGGATCTGCTACGACATTAGGTTTGCCGAGCTCGCACAGCTCTACGTTAAGAAAG GCTGTCAGCTGTTGGTATATCCCGGCGCCTTCAACATGACTACAGGACCGGCTCATTGGGAGCTGTTACAGAGGGGGAG GGCCGTTGATAACCAGGTTTATGTGGCCACTGCCTCTCCTGCTCGGGATGAGTCGGCTTCTTATGTAGCCTGGGGTCACAGCTCTGTGGTAAACCCGTG GGGTGAGGTGATCAGTAAGGCTGGGTCAGAGGAGACCGTTGTTTACGCTGACATCG ACCTGCAGTACTTGGCGGACGTCCGTCAGCAGATCCCCATCACAGCCCAGCGCCGTGGCGATCTGTACTCCGTCAACGCAGTGCAAGAGGGCTGA
- the adi1 gene encoding 1,2-dihydroxy-3-keto-5-methylthiopentene dioxygenase isoform X1, producing the protein MALDAWYIDDSDEDQRMPHKLNPNQPVSLEDLQKLGIFHFKLNADIYETDPELEKIRKDHGFSYSDIITIAKDTLPNYEEKLKMFFEEHLHLDDEIRYILDGRAYFDVRDKEDRWIRISMVKGDLITLPAGIYHRFTMDETNYTKAMRLFVGEPVWKAYNRPADHTDIRQQYLSSLGCA; encoded by the exons ATGGCTTTAGATGCATGGTATATCGACGACTCTGATGAAGATCAGCGAATGCCTCATAAACTAAATCCAAACCAGCCCGTGTCTTTGGAAGACTTACAAAAGCTTGGCATTTTCCACTTTAAG TTAAATGCTGATATTTATGAAACAGATCCTGAACTGGAGAAAATTAGAAAAGACCATGGCTTCTCATATTCAGATATCATAACCATCGCCAAGGATACACTACCCAACTATGAGGAAAAG TTGAAGATGTTCTTTGAGGAACATCTCCATTTAGATGATGAGATCCGCTACATCTTGGACGGCAGAGCTTATTTTGACGTGAGGGACAAGGAAGATCGCTGGATCAGGATCTCTATGGTCAAGGGAGACCTGATTACTCTACCTGCTGGGATCTACCACAGATTTACTATGGATGAGACG AACTACACTAAAGCCATGAGGCTCTTTGTGGGGGAACCAGTGTGGAAGGCTTATAACCGACCAGCTGACCACACAGACATTCGTCAGCAGTATTTGAGCTCTCTCGGATGTGCCTAG
- the LOC124478714 gene encoding ICOS ligand-like, with amino-acid sequence MSALWRTGFLLGLMRFSSPSDEECVQAIIGEPVLLPCIYDGALSLSALNFSAEWRRANDVVHRSVWGRGSQDKWTVSSRNSTRVSETAPQTGDFSLQLSMVVPADSNTYSLYLTFPGGNHSSPVCKVCLWTAASFSFPLLLREDAGEGDETRFLCHSRGGFPKPVVRWRINETVQPPEGSVWTDFALLPESQLYNITSLLVVNISQDVSVSCSIENPSMNETLTSTSNGVQPSPVVGRATEALWVFSTALCVVVSAMVLAALAYQIQQDRAHKDQNTEMGMGESFEDEPETRMVKEEVMDPLTETNL; translated from the exons ATGTCAGCATTGTGGCGCACGGGATTTCTCCTCGGCCTTATGAGATTCAGTTCACCTTCAG ATGAAGAATGTGTCCAGGCCATTATCGGAGAGCCGGTCCTACTTCCGTGTATCTATGACGGAGCACTCTCGCTAAGCGCTCTAAACTTTTCGGCTGAATGGAGGAGAGCCAACGACGTGGTCCACAGGTCGGTCTGGGGACGGGGGAGCCAGGATAAATGGACAGTGTCCAGCAGAAACAGCACCCGAGTCTCAGAAACGGCTCCACAGACAGGCGACTTCTCCCTGCAGTTGTCCATGGTGGTCCCGGCAGATTCCAACACCTACAGCCTGTACCTCACATTCCCTGGGGGGAACCACAGCTCTCCGGTGTGCAAGGTGTGTCTGTGGACCGCAG ccaGTTTTTCGTTTCCGCTGCTGCTGAGGGAGGATGCGGGGGAAGGGGACGAGACGCGTTTCTTGTGTCACTCTAGAGGAGGTTTCCCCAAACCTGTTGTGCGCTGGCGGATCAACGAGACCGTGCAGCCTCCCGAGGGCTCAGTCTGGACAGACTTTGCACTTCTCCCCGAATCTCAGCTCTACAACATCACCAGCCTTCTGGTGGTCAACATTTCCCAGGACGTTAGCGTGTCATGTAGCATAGAAAACCCGTCCATGAACGAGACCTTAACTTCCACCAGCA ATGgggtccagcccagccctgtggTGGGGAGAGCCACTGAAGCCTTGTGGGTATTCagcacagctctgtgtgtggtagtgtcAGCCATGGTGCTGGCTGCCCTAGCCTACCAGATCCAACAGGACAGGGCCCACAAGGACCAGAACACAGAAATGG GGATGGGGGAGAGCTTTGAAGATGAACCAGAGACTCGGATGGTGAAAGAGGAAGTGATGGACCCTCTAACTGAGACCAACCTGTGA
- the adi1 gene encoding 1,2-dihydroxy-3-keto-5-methylthiopentene dioxygenase isoform X2, with protein MILIAMPSKNMAIKQLSLNADIYETDPELEKIRKDHGFSYSDIITIAKDTLPNYEEKLKMFFEEHLHLDDEIRYILDGRAYFDVRDKEDRWIRISMVKGDLITLPAGIYHRFTMDETNYTKAMRLFVGEPVWKAYNRPADHTDIRQQYLSSLGCA; from the exons ATGATATTGATAGCAATGCCTAGCAAAAATATGGCTATCAAACAGCTAAGT TTAAATGCTGATATTTATGAAACAGATCCTGAACTGGAGAAAATTAGAAAAGACCATGGCTTCTCATATTCAGATATCATAACCATCGCCAAGGATACACTACCCAACTATGAGGAAAAG TTGAAGATGTTCTTTGAGGAACATCTCCATTTAGATGATGAGATCCGCTACATCTTGGACGGCAGAGCTTATTTTGACGTGAGGGACAAGGAAGATCGCTGGATCAGGATCTCTATGGTCAAGGGAGACCTGATTACTCTACCTGCTGGGATCTACCACAGATTTACTATGGATGAGACG AACTACACTAAAGCCATGAGGCTCTTTGTGGGGGAACCAGTGTGGAAGGCTTATAACCGACCAGCTGACCACACAGACATTCGTCAGCAGTATTTGAGCTCTCTCGGATGTGCCTAG